A stretch of Glandiceps talaboti chromosome 18, keGlaTala1.1, whole genome shotgun sequence DNA encodes these proteins:
- the LOC144449779 gene encoding somatostatin receptor type 2-like, which translates to MTAHFHAENNSSNLNPGVFITNNSHGNANDWINGSYGYLVKTLYFIVSVTGITGNLLVIIAFYQVKQLRNLTNRFIVSLAITDLIACLMMALLKQLPGYRLPSGVFGEIVCRIVTSEFLLWVTCGTSVWHLTATSLERYYGIVHPLSYHNIFNKKTVRGIICLIWIVAILLNVYFVFIFHVSSDGTCVVRWPGQKAQIVTGIAVILLTEVVPVSIMLLTYTKIILSLRSDERHLTNTGQGENSKAMLKLKARRNVIKMLCMIVITFLVCFTPNQVIFFMYNLGYEIDFNATYYQISVFLVFANSCINPIIYALKNNSFRRGLRLLFCGTRNQVDPEIAVVFTPASMRTY; encoded by the coding sequence ATGACTGCACACTTTCATGCAGAAAACAATTCTTCAAACTTAAATCCCGGTGTATTCATCACAAACAACAGCCATGGAAATGCGAATGATTGGATCAATGGGTCTTATGGATATTTAGTCAAAACTCTATATTTCATTGTCAGTGTTACTGGAATCACAGGCAATTTACTGGTTATCATCGCCTTTTACCAAGTTAAACAACTCCGAAACCTCACAAATCGCTTTATCGTCAGTTTGGCAATCACTGATCTCATCGCTTGTTTGATGATGGCTCTCCTCAAACAGTTGCCAGGATACCGACTTCCGTCTGGAGTGTTTGGAGAAATAGTTTGCAGGATTGTCACTTCCGAGTTCTTACTTTGGGTAACATGTGGAACTTCCGTCTGGCATCTAACAGCAACATCACTTGAACGTTACTATGGTATTGTCCACCCGCTGAGTTATCATAACATCTTTAACAAGAAGACAGTTCGTGGCATTATCTGCCTGATTTGGATAGTAGCAATACTACTAAATGTctattttgtattcatatttcaCGTTAGTTCTGACGGGACTTGTGTTGTACGATGGCCGGGACAAAAAGCCCAAATCGTGACGGGTATCGCCGTCATCCTCCTTACTGAAGTTGTACCGGTATCAATAATGCTACTTACTTACACAAAGATTATCCTGTCTCTTCGAAGTGACGAACGACACCTCACAAATACGGGACAAGGCGAGAACAGCAAAGCTATGCTTAAACTGAAAGCCCGCAGAAATGTGATCAAAATGCTCTGCATGATCGTTATAACATTTTTAGTGTGTTTCACGCCAAATCaagttatattttttatgtacaaTCTGGGATACGAAATCGATTTTAATGCAACTTACTACCAGATTAGTGTATTTTTAGTGTTTGCCAACTCCTGCATAAACCCTATAATATATGCATTgaagaataacagtttcagacgTGGTCTCCGTTTATTATTTTGTGGAACCAGGAACCAAGTGGACCCAGAGATTGCCGTGGTTTTCACTCCAGCGAGTATGAGAACATATtaa